The genomic DNA GAGTGCTCAAAAACAATAACAACAGAGTTATGTTCCTATTGTTTTCAAGCTATATATGCacttctatttataagcttagcaAACTAAGAGAGATGGGATAAATAAGCAATGTAGGACTTAATCTCCACTAGGAGACTACATAGTGGACGGCTAGGGTTGTGAAAACCCTAGCTTCCACACTGCACTATTGACACGACCAGGCCTAGGGAATTAATCCCCAACCCAAGTGCCTATGATGTGGCGTTGGACTTGGGTTTAATCCCAAGCCTAGTTTTCTATTCATGCATCATTATGCACGGTCTCTTTAGCTTATGTTTTAACGACTTAAAACAAGTAACCCAATAAATAAAAGCTTGACGTATTTAATTTACATCAACTCGGAGAGGGacctaaagaaagaaagaaaaaaaaaaaaaaaattaacttgaaaTAGTCATGAGACCCTTATCATCTCATAGCTGTCATAAGTTACTATATATGTAATTCCAATTGATTCCATTAAACAATTGTAATTGCACTctagtttctattttttattagacaATTCTTAATACTATCTTTTGATTTCTTCATAAAATATTCCGCAGTATAACAAAGTCGATGATATTATCACAAATGGAATGCCCAATTCCATTACTAACTCTAAACATAAGATTATGAATTTTCAAGGTTTATGGTTTAAGATCTTTTAAGTGATAATCTCATTACTCACACCATAAaccatattcaatataattCATGGACTATTTACATGCAcataataaataatcaataatttttttaaacctaaGTACACAACTACCCGTGTCCCAAATAAACAGGCTGACACAAGTTTTAGACATCAAATTAATGAGCCAATACAAAACCTAACAAGGTGCATCGTAACTTGTGCACCTAGCCTCGACTTAACTTGAGGCTAGCCCTTGAAAGACGCGGCATAACGTGCACCTAGCCTTGACCTAACTTGAGGCTAGCCCTTGAAAGATGTGGCATAACCGTGCACCTTGACCCaacttgagctagcttttgaaAGGCATAGTCTAACCTACGCCTCTAGCCTCGGCCAAAGCCGAAGCCAGCCTTTGGAAGGCGCGACCTAACCCGCAACCCTAACCTCAACCCAACCCGAGGCTATCCattagagagggagagagagagagagagaggacaaacaagaaagagagaggctCGGGGTTGGGTGATGTGTAACTCTGGCATAGTGGCCGACATCCATGGGGTGGGTGGCGATTGAAGAGGCAAATTGGGTAGTGGCGTCTCAGTTGGTTAGTTAGAGCTTCTTTCAATATATGGGTTTTGGTTGAATTCTCCATTGAAGACCAGTTTAAAGAATGAACGAAAAAGAAACGGGGAGATACAGGTTGCGTGCATAGAGaagcataagaagaaaaaaaaagtacttttatgAATATAATAATGATTTGGATCGTTACAATTGAACCCAATATGTTTATGATAGATTGAGGGAGTCTACTGTGGGTGGTTTTTTCTGACTTTTTTAACGTTTTTCCTAAACTTATGGAACATAACCACTTATAGGGAAATTGCTGCTAATGCTCTAGGGACTACTTAGGCACAACACTTGTATCATTCTTTGCAACTACGATTACGACTACTATTTTGTAGTGCAGCTAGAGACATGAATGACAACGTAAGGAAGAGAGGTTGACAAGTTTGTACCTGTTCCATGCAATTCAATTCGATTGATGTTCTTCTTTTTTAGCCGGATACATGAACTACATGGAGCCTTACAGTAGCAAGCTCAAGGCGTCATTAGATCATTACAGATGTGGTCTGATGGCTTGCCTTTGTGGCATCGATGTGCTTGAATCCTCCTCTTTCCTCGCTGAGGGCAAAggaaaaaattggttttttgttcGTAATGTTGCCTTCCAGTCAAACATGTTGCCAAGTTGTTTAATTTTCTCCTACTTGCTGTATACTCTCTCAATAGCCTCATGTGTTAGAGCCCGAATCAAATTGTGATGCAGTTTTGACACGCCTTGGCTAATGTAtattggttttttggttttttttttttgtaataatgtATATTGAGTTTGGGTGGAAGAGCAACTGTACGAATCATTTGGTGGTGCCAGTACAGACTAGGTAAAATTAAAAGGGTCTAATCCATGAGAGAAATGATGGTTAAACCTTGTTTACGCCATTTTTTCCGTAAAATCAAACATGTTAATGAGCACCGGATCGTTTACACAATAGAACAACAAACCTTGCCAGTAATGTATGTTTTTAGTGAGAGTGTGAGAGCATTAATCGGTAATTGACAACTTGAGAATTGTAACCGTCCgtaaagaaaaataagttaTGAGTAATGATAATTTATAcatttatttatcatatttattttacattcgACTGATGTGAAGTGAAATGAGTATTATCAATACATGAAGACTAGCATTGCAAGTAAATTATATTAGACGCACattgacaaaaataatttattaagaaaaaatatataactaTTTATGAATTTGACCCCTATGAGAAAAATCTTAACTCTGCCATTGTTTGTTGCTGTGTCATGGTGCCGAGTGTCCATATAGGGAACAAGAGTGGAAAGCTAGTATTTGGTTGGACTTGGTTTTGATTTGGGTTGTGAGCCTCCCACAAGgtataaagaagaaaaggaaacaattgcttgtttaaaattaaaaaaagaagaaagaaacaagtttatagaaaagaaaagaaagaagaaaggtaAGGATAGTGAAAAGAGAAGTTAATGTGGTGAGGTGAGGTGGTGGGGTATGTGTGGCGtctttttctggaatttgatttgGCGGAGGAGGGAGAGTATTGAGTAACAACAACATTTGCATTTGGGATTGGTTCAATTCAAAGGGAAGGTGGGGGGTGGGACGTAATTTTCCTCACGGGGACATATGGCTTCTGTTTCAAAATctcattttacatttatttatattaggGGGCAGGAGTTGGAGTATATTTTTTCCTTCCCCCCTCTTTTTAGATTAATTTGAACGTAAGCCATTATTATTGTCAACTATTACAATACgtcaataatttaatattttaattgccCAGGGAGAGGACTGAGGAACAAAACCAAGTCGTGAAAGCGCCTTCTTTTAAAATATCTCTTCTGCGCAGACGCAGACGCAGACGCCAGAAGCAGTGTTGTTGTTGGCTTCAAACAAAGCTCATAACCGTAATTTCTACCATTGTATCTGAAATAGCTTCTTTCACTCTCAGTAACTAGTGTAGCAGCAGTACGCTTAGGTACCGAGATTGTCTTGTATGATTATAATGCGCACTCTCTCATATATTTGAGTGTGAAGAAAgcagagcaagaagaagaacaagCTCCAAGGAACCTCCAACTGCCCAGTTTTTAATACAAGGTGACTTCAATTTGTCCTTTCCTTGTCGTTTTTCAGATTCACGACTTCATCTCCTAACTTCTTTCAGTCattcaaattcttcttttttgattattattatttttttatactgattcttgaaattaattatacaatGGAGTCATTGAAAGGCCGAAGATTGGGCGTGGGTCTTCGAGATCTGGGACTGTACAATGAGATCTTTTTACTCTGAATAAGATCATTCCTCATTTCTCATCACCATCGGATTTCTTGCTTCCAATGTCTGCGTTGGAGAGCTCCTATCGCTGCTATTCATTTTGCAATTGCGATTGCTAGGGTTTCTGTCTGTTTGCTTTACTTTAATGCCAAAATGACCACCAAACGCGCCTACAAGCTACGTATCCTTTACGTCTTCCTCCTCCTATAATTTGGGTTGTTATTTAGGGTTTCATTCTGGTCATGAATATACCTATACATTTTGTCGGTCTGCTGTCTTTTCGGGCAGAtctcttgtttctttgtttttcttttctaatgaaccttattttatatatatatatgttttgttcgtCCTTGCATCCGAATCTCTGTCTAGCTTTTTCAAGATTAGTTAGCCTTAACCACTCTCTGAAACAGAGGAATTTGTTGCACATTCTTCCGCTGTCAATTGCCTCAAGATTGGCAGGAAGTCGTCCAGGGTTCTAGTCACCGGAGGAGAGGATCACAAGGTCAATCTATGGGCTATTGGCAAACCCAACGCCATCCTGGTTGGTTGCTTCCCTACTCTTTCCTGTAACCTTTATCATTTTGTccaatctttctttatttagtgTCAAAATATATACTTCATCAAATAATGTTTTTGATTGCCCACTTTTACTTCACAATGTTTTCCTGACAAGTTGAGGTATCCTTTCATATATACTCTTACATCTCTTAgcttaatatttttgaaatccTTTTCTTTCCAACTTCACACAGTATGTGAACATGCTTCTGAGTGCATCCATCACTTGatgtttttacttgttttttttttgcttctgatTTTACAGCAATGAGTTTTGCATCTAATTTTACATCAATGACTAGAGAGAGACTTATAACCTCCAAGCATGACTAGTTATATATTTAGATGGCTTCCCCATGTAACCTCAACTTAAAGGTTGGGAGTTCTACCCTGCCATGCTAGAATACCGTTTAATTTTAATGTGTTAAAGTAGTTTTAGTTCCAATGCGTTTTTAACTGATGGTAATGAACATTTACTTATTAAATGAGTCTGGGGTTCTTATGTTTATGAtctaatattctaatatttttgcCTTCATACCCAGAGTTTGTCTGGACATACAAGTGGAATTGATTCCGTAAGCTTTGATTCTTCAGAGGTGTTAGTTGCCGCAGGAGCTGCAAGTGGTACAATCAAGCTTTGGGATTTAGAGGAGGCTAAGAGTATGCTTTTTATTTCTATATGCCATTTTCATTGGCCTATACAAAACATATCTTCAACCCTGGTTTTGTTTAACTGTAACCTTATTAAATCTCATTAACTTTGTTGATTCTATCTATATTATGTTGTCATTGCAATGTGATTTTGTGTGCAGTTGTTCGTACACTTACTGGTCACAGATCTAATTGCATATCTGTGGACTTTCATCCCTTTGGAGAGTTCTTTGCATCTGGCTCTTTGGATACGAATCTTAAGATATGGGATATCAGAAAGAAAGGGTGTATCCACACGTACAAGGGCCACACTCGAGGGGTGAATGCAATCAGATTTACCCCAGATGGCCGTTGGGTTGTATCTGGAGGAGAGGACAACACAGTGAAGGTTAGAACTGCTTTCCTCTAAGTTCGAGGTGTTTGTAGAATTTAACTAGCATGGCAAAATCTAACTTAATTTATCCATTATTCACTGTCTTCTgatgagaatgaaaaaaaaacaagtcaTCCCCCCGCTATACCCCGCCTCCCTTTTTCTCTAGAGACTTGTTTGTGAAGAAATGCATTTCTTCAGCTGGATGCACACTAACATGTATGCTTGtttcttgtgcatgttggtGTGTTTGTGCACACAGGGTGTGCATGGATGggttatgagtttttttttttcctttgagaGAGAAGGGGCTATACAGTCCTTATAGTTTTTAATGGCAATATTATGCAGTTTCTGCATctttaatgagattgaattacttatccaaaaaagcATTATGCTCATTGTTGCATCCCAATAAGTTGATTTGTTCCGTGCACCATTTTTGAAGTCTGGCATGTGTTGCCCCTTGATGCATGGACTCCTTTTCTTACGGTTCATTTCAATATTGGCCACCAAATTAGAGCCAACTTGAATATTCAATTGGGCATCAGCTCTTTGCCAGTGCTTGGGTTGTCTGGCTAGAGCTGACACTTTATAAGGtgattctagggaagctccaaattaattaatcatttttggGTAATAGCAAAGATGTAGCTCGCtctttccctgggtcgttataGAATGCATATCTTATGTGCCAAAACATATGTCAACAGTGGAATTTGACTGCTGGAAAACTATTTCATGATCATGTGTCTTAAGGTCTAAGTTTAGTGCATTGATTTGTATCATATCAACGTATTCACGTAgataaagacaaataaataaacacatatacTTTTGTAAATACCCgtggattttttcttttgtttttaagtaGACTTCATGATATGCAATTTTTTAACAGTTGTGGGATCTGACTGCTGGAAAGCTTTTGCATGATTTCAAGTGTCATGAGGGCCAAGTTCAGTGCATAGACTTTCATCCACATGAGTTTTTGCTGGCAACGGGTTAGTTGCTCTTTGTTTGTATATGACAATGTCATTGTCCTCTACATATGATGTGTTCTTTTTTACCTTGATATTAATAGTGATTGATTTGCTCATTTACTTTTTTGCTGGCGATTAattattctgttttttttttcctggtcaCCCCATTGGTAAAGTTTAATTCCTTGATAAATTTCATGGCTTGGAGACTGACAAAAACTGTGAATTTGATACATCACATGCAAGGATAAGCCAAGAGAGAAATGTATGGCAACCTAATATTTTCTTTGAAGAGTTCCACGAACTTGATTATGATATACTAATGAAAAAGTGTAAACCAAGTTTGAGGCACCAAACAAAGTTTGATGAACTTACCTATGTTATTGTCATTGTAATCCAGCCCAGGGTTTTGACAAGAATTTATTTGGGTTGAAGCGGAAATAATATTGTCATTCTCCAAAGCAACTTTTATGCACCATATCAAGATTTTGGAATTCTTTTGCAGGGCAGAGGTCGTACATCATTCTtatgtatatattttcaaaGCAAGTATCTTGAATGTGTCCATTGGATCTTAGGCCATTTGGTATATTTCTAGATGTTCATGAATTTTAACAAGCTTGAGTTATTGTATGAGTTGCTGACCAGAAATATCCAGCTTATTATGTTGAGGGATAATGATCCAACATTTGATACTTTATAGTATTTTGGTGgtgcatttttttaaagttatatACATAGGTGATAATGATCCAAAACTATCCAGTcatttctaaaacaaaattctaGTTATCCTAGTCTTCTACTTGTTTCCACACCCACTCAATGTTGACGTCAgataattttctttatatttacgTTTGTGTGCATGGCCCTCTTAATCAAATAACATTTGTAAGCCTTGAAAGCTGCAAAATACTTCTGAATGatgtttttagtattattttcttatttttgttttttcccttgCCTAGGTTCAGCGGATAGGACTGTTAAATTTTGGGACCTTGAAACGTTTGAGCTTATTGGTTCAGCAGGACCTGAGGTATTTTTATGTCTTATGTCATTAGTGCTAGTAGAATCAAAGGTCGAAATTGATAGTTTTAAAGTTTTGGATTCTTTGTATGGGATAATTTATCTGTATGATTTATTATTCCTTCCTATTGCAGACAACTGGAGTTCGTTGTCTCACTTTTAATCCTGATGGGAGGACCCTACTATGTGGATTGCATGAAAGCTTGAAGGTAAGCTCTAGTAATGGTTCATCCATTTAGAAAGGTGATGTATTAAGCTAATGGTAggctatttatatattttgtggCTTTATAGGTTTTCTCGTGGGAGCCAATAAGATGCCATGATGGTGTGGATGTGGGATGGTCTAGATTGTCAGATCTTAATGTTCATGAGGGAAAGCTTCTTGGCTGTTCATACAATCAGAGTTgtgttggagtatgggttgtagACATATTGGTATTACTCAAATTATCCTCATTTCTACCTATGAATGGGTCTTTTCATGTCTTCTAAATGACGGATGTACTAAATCTTAATTTTGAACTTATATGGTGCTTGCAAATTCTTACCTCTTGCACAGCGCATAGAACCATATGCAATTAGTAATGTTACCAGATCAAATGGCCATTCAGAATCTAAATCTTCTTCAAGTGGGAGTCTGTCAGTACTAAACGAGAACACTGCTAAGGCCACTCTGGGTCGACTATCTGTTTCCCAAAATTCAGATCCTTTAGTGAATGAGACAAAATCTCTTGGAAGGTTGTCAGTTTCCCAAAATTCAGATCCTATTAAGGAGCCAAAAGTTTTGGCATGTatgtaacaaattttttttttctttgaaatttttactGTTGAAATCTTTGACTTGGTATGAAACTTCTAATTAtcttcaaattttctctttcctgGTTATTTGTTATGGTTGAAGCCGCAGGAAGTATACCTGGTACTCCTCAGAGGATTGGTTTGAATGCCAGTCCAAAAATAATGCCAGCTAGTTCTATGGCAGTTCCTAGTGGAGCAGCTTCGAAGAGGAGTTCCACCAAGGCCCAGTCAACATCCGGTGTTCCCATTCTTAATAAATTGGATGTGATACCTGTAATTGTTCCCAGGACCAATATGAGGTCAGAGCAAGCAGCTGAGTCCAGAAAAGAAGTTGGTATAGCTGGAAGAACAATGCCGTTCTCTCTGCAGTCAAAGGCTACTGATTTCCGAAAGTTTCCAAATAGCAGAGATGAAGTGGATAAGCCAATTGTCTCTGCCCTGCCTGAACTCACAGGTTCGAAGGCTCCCGAATTGAGCAGTGGTGCAGATAGGAATATCTTTCCTGCAGTTAAAAGCTCAATTCAAGGAATATCTGCTGCTGAGAAGAGCATTAAGGATGACAGGTTTATTGGATCTGGCAAGCATGAAATGAATTCAACTACTGAGCCAGCTGCTAACTACCAGCATGAAAGTTGTATGTATTTAAATCTGTACAATCATACCTTCAAATTGTTTGATTTATATTCCATTCTCGCTGCTTGTTTGTCAACAATATGTTGCTAACtattcttttgtctttttggtttgaactttgagttttcttctactttttgGCAATTTTCATGgttaaaagttgaaattttctatCTAAATTTCATGTGACTAGGCCAGATGGCCACCGTGAGGTTTTGAGTATGGATAGGGACATCTCTTTTCtcacaaactacaaaaaatagATAGCCCATTACGAACGGAACTGACAATACTTAGTCTCTTAAATAATGGGCATTGCCCAACTTATTTGAAATCAAATCTGAAGAAATATGGAGCATATTTAGACAAATTGAAGAAACCACTTCTTGGACTGGAAGACGGTGATTTTCAAGTTGCAACTAGAGGGGTGGGGGGAAAACTTTAAATTGGAGATGAAATTGCATGTCTGCAGAAACTAATGACAGGTTAAggatatttgtttgtttgaccATTAATTGCAGTCATGTTCCCAAGCCCCTCTGTGATGTTTTTCTGCTGCCCAAGTCTTTGTTTTGTTGGGATGATTGGTGACCCTCACTGAGCGTGGTTTTGGATCTGTCCTGTGTTAACTTTTACATCTGTCACTTGAGATTGAGTTATGCATTTATTTCTTAAACTCCAATTTTTATATTCAGATGATACTCGGGGACATAAGGTGAGCAGAGATGCATGTTCTATTGAAAGTAAAAAAGGAGGTAAAAAGCTATTCTTTTATACTTTATGTTTGTCAGTGATCATATGAAGTTCACTCATGTACTTTCTGCAAAATATTCAGGCAAAACTCGCTCTCTTGTTGTGAATtgggagaaaagagaaagatctCCTACTTATGAGGGATCTACTTCCAGTATTCCTCCTGGCACTGTGTCTGCAGCTAACATGCTCCCTTTCAATGCAGTATGAGCACTTTGAATTGTGTtatatcttttcctttcttctcttcttctttttatgcttttgactAGCATCACAATACTTGTATGTCATAGTTTTAGAAGTAAATGCTGCATTATTGAGCTTCCTGATGAATGTCATTTTACtaggggaaaagaaaagaagaaaaaaattgtgtctCATTTTTCTTGTAAGGAAGCACAtgctttatttttcttgtaattggTATTTATTATTCTGTTTCACTTCTGTTAAGGAAACTATAATTACTTGGAAAAGTGCAATTCACAGACCATACCGACCTATTAACCACAATTCAATGGTCTTAACAATTTTAACTTCTTATTGCTGGGTTTGGAATTTTAACCTCACTTGTCATTGTTCTGTTCCCAATTTGATGAATGCCATATATGATGTAGAATGTAATGGTGTTAACATTCTTTACTTCTTATTGTTGCTGCATACATTGACGTCATGTGTAATCCCTATGATCTCAATTCAAAGATCAGTCTGCTCCATGTTAGTATCAAAATCTGAATTTTgtcctccttttttcttcttggaaataagtctttttcccttttctattGAAAATGTTTATTTCTTTCCCGATATCATAATGGTGTAACTTGAATTCAATtgaaaaaaccagaaaaaaaatgtatttagtgcatatatatatatttcacttaaAAGTTCTCTAGTAAATAGTATGAAAGTGGCATAACTTTAGAGCCAAAAAGAAATCCAATGGCACATAAATTAACATAGAACATGTACGAGTATGATTAGCCTTGTATTTTTCACTATTCcgttccttttttctttttttttttgatgaataataatttattggagaagaagaaaagcttgtGTACATGAAAAGTATACCAAAGAAGCAACCACCCTAATGGggtaaaaaatctaaaaaattaacaagatcTGCAAGCCTAGAGGAAGAGAAATTAGGAACAAAAGATGCAAACCCAATCTAAAAGGAAACTCAAGAAGAAGGATTTTACTTGTAGCATATTAGACTTGCGGTTTTTGAAAAGACAttgatttctttctctccaGTTGCTCCACATAAGTAATGTAGGGATGACTTTCCAAATGGCCTCTTTGGATTGTCTCTTCCCTTGCATCTTCCATCAATGAAGTAGCTCTAGTTTTGGTGGTTTTATAGTTGTGTTGGGTATATCTTTTTGCTAATTAGTGCAATCTAATTTGTGTTTACAGTTTAAACATAGAGGGTATCCTCCATCTGCTGAGAAAGAAACGGTATCTGCTAGTGATGAGGATGCTATTGCAGATGTAATGGAACAACATGACCAATTTATCAGTTCTATGCAGTCTCGTTCAGCCAAGTTACAGGTGATCATGAACGAAGTTATGCTTGCGGTTAATTGGATGCCTTTGTTACTTCTTTATGTCtttattcttcataaaattttcttataGTTATACTGTTTTTTGTCAAATGCCCCGGCAAACTTCTTAAGCAGGGTTATGAGAATATATTTTAGTATATATGGACCATGTTGCATTTACAGTTGGACCCACTAATTATCAACATTTTTTAACTAAAGCAtctttaatagttaattttttccATGGGGAACTGACTTTGTTCATGTCTGATACTTTATAACTCTATTACTTAATAActgatgatttttcaagaaaataattagaatcTGTTTGGGATTTCGTTTGAGAAacagagcttttaagtcaaaaagagcttttgggcaaaagtttgatttttaagtttttgtcaaaagtgcattttggtcatttttaggctttttggacccttaaaagtgcttttaatttttttaccaaacgagtatttttttctccaaacagactttttgagtattaaaagcacttttaggccccttaaatacaatctcaaacaagcccttaatGTTATTAATGAAGCTTCTCTCCTTGTAATGTGCAAGTATATATAACATTCTCCATGAGAGTTAAATTATCTGATAATAGATTATGAATTATTGTTTTATGGCTTGATATTAGGGGTCGATTGAAAGTAATTGTTTGGGGGGTAATTACCTAATAAACTCTGTGTTTGGTCTTGTTTCAAATTAAACCTAAAGTTTCAATTGCTTCGGTGTCAATCCTATAGTTTCAAAATCATTGCAATCTAGACTGTTGCTGAGTCTTTGTTAACAAAcaataatgaaaatcaaggaacTTGCACTTGGGACTTATTTGGGGACCATAAATCTTTCAATGTGAATGTATTTTGGTACCGAAAAAGTTCACTCAATGAGTTATTCATATGTAAAAATTCTACCAAGAAATACAGTTTAATGAatattttgtgggttttttggCACTAAAATACCATTTGGTATTAATGTGAAGGGTTTTTAAGTGTCCACATAGGCTTTTTTTTCGTTGGATGAATAAAACTTAAGCATGTCAGCACAAGCACAAGGTTAGCCAGGGAATTTGAACCTCAGCCAACAATGTAGGGAAGTATACCTATTTGCCAATTGAGGCAACCTCAAGGGCGTGTCTATATAGAAACTAAcaaacaaggaattgtttgtgGCATGTATAGAGGCATAGAGCACGTCCATGGGGGCTTGTGAGAGTAAAATGTATATTTATGTGTGTGGATATaggataaataaatatatgggAAATATGTTTTCATGCTAtgcttacttatcaaaaaaaaaaaaa from Corylus avellana chromosome ca6, CavTom2PMs-1.0 includes the following:
- the LOC132183825 gene encoding katanin p80 WD40 repeat-containing subunit B1 homolog KTN80.4-like isoform X2; translation: MTTKRAYKLQEFVAHSSAVNCLKIGRKSSRVLVTGGEDHKVNLWAIGKPNAILSLSGHTSGIDSVSFDSSEVLVAAGAASGTIKLWDLEEAKIVRTLTGHRSNCISVDFHPFGEFFASGSLDTNLKIWDIRKKGCIHTYKGHTRGVNAIRFTPDGRWVVSGGEDNTVKLWDLTAGKLLHDFKCHEGQVQCIDFHPHEFLLATGSADRTVKFWDLETFELIGSAGPETTGVRCLTFNPDGRTLLCGLHESLKVFSWEPIRCHDGVDVGWSRLSDLNVHEGKLLGCSYNQSCVGVWVVDILRIEPYAISNVTRSNGHSESKSSSSGSLSVLNENTAKATLGRLSVSQNSDPLVNETKSLGRLSVSQNSDPIKEPKVLASAGSIPGTPQRIGLNASPKIMPASSMAVPSGAASKRSSTKAQSTSGVPILNKLDVIPVIVPRTNMRSEQAAESRKEVGIAGRTMPFSLQSKATDFRKFPNSRDEVDKPIVSALPELTGSKAPELSSGADRNIFPAVKSSIQGISAAEKSIKDDRFIGSGKHEMNSTTEPAANYQHESYDTRGHKVSRDACSIESKKGGKTRSLVVNWEKRERSPTYEGSTSSIPPGTVSAANMLPFNAFKHRGYPPSAEKETVSASDEDAIADVMEQHDQFISSMQSRSAKLQVVYRYWERSDVKGVVGAMEKMADHAVVAEVVSIMTDKIDIVTLDICTCLLPLLTCLLESNMDRHLSISLDMLLKLIRIFGSVIYSTISASTSVGVDIEAEQRLERCNLCFMELEKVKRCLSALTRGGSVAKSAQELNLALQEVS
- the LOC132183825 gene encoding katanin p80 WD40 repeat-containing subunit B1 homolog KTN80.4-like isoform X1, with amino-acid sequence MTTKRAYKLQEFVAHSSAVNCLKIGRKSSRVLVTGGEDHKVNLWAIGKPNAILSLSGHTSGIDSVSFDSSEVLVAAGAASGTIKLWDLEEAKIVRTLTGHRSNCISVDFHPFGEFFASGSLDTNLKIWDIRKKGCIHTYKGHTRGVNAIRFTPDGRWVVSGGEDNTVKLWDLTAGKLLHDFKCHEGQVQCIDFHPHEFLLATGSADRTVKFWDLETFELIGSAGPETTGVRCLTFNPDGRTLLCGLHESLKVFSWEPIRCHDGVDVGWSRLSDLNVHEGKLLGCSYNQSCVGVWVVDILRIEPYAISNVTRSNGHSESKSSSSGSLSVLNENTAKATLGRLSVSQNSDPLVNETKSLGRLSVSQNSDPIKEPKVLASAGSIPGTPQRIGLNASPKIMPASSMAVPSGAASKRSSTKAQSTSGVPILNKLDVIPVIVPRTNMRSEQAAESRKEVGIAGRTMPFSLQSKATDFRKFPNSRDEVDKPIVSALPELTGSKAPELSSGADRNIFPAVKSSIQGISAAEKSIKDDRFIGSGKHEMNSTTEPAANYQHESYDTRGHKVSRDACSIESKKGGKTRSLVVNWEKRERSPTYEGSTSSIPPGTVSAANMLPFNAFKHRGYPPSAEKETVSASDEDAIADVMEQHDQFISSMQSRSAKLQVVYRYWERSDVKGVVGAMEKMADHAVVAEVVSIMTDKIDIVTLDICTCLLPLLTCLLESNMDRHLSISLDMLLKLIRIFGSVIYSTISASTSVGVDIEAEQRLERCNLCFMELEKVKRCLSALTRRGGSVAKSAQELNLALQEVS
- the LOC132183825 gene encoding katanin p80 WD40 repeat-containing subunit B1 homolog KTN80.4-like isoform X3, whose product is MTTKRAYKLQEFVAHSSAVNCLKIGRKSSRVLVTGGEDHKVNLWAIGKPNAILSLSGHTSGIDSVSFDSSEVLVAAGAASGTIKLWDLEEAKIVRTLTGHRSNCISVDFHPFGEFFASGSLDTNLKIWDIRKKGCIHTYKGHTRGVNAIRFTPDGRWVVSGGEDNTVKLWDLTAGKLLHDFKCHEGQVQCIDFHPHEFLLATADRTVKFWDLETFELIGSAGPETTGVRCLTFNPDGRTLLCGLHESLKVFSWEPIRCHDGVDVGWSRLSDLNVHEGKLLGCSYNQSCVGVWVVDILRIEPYAISNVTRSNGHSESKSSSSGSLSVLNENTAKATLGRLSVSQNSDPLVNETKSLGRLSVSQNSDPIKEPKVLASAGSIPGTPQRIGLNASPKIMPASSMAVPSGAASKRSSTKAQSTSGVPILNKLDVIPVIVPRTNMRSEQAAESRKEVGIAGRTMPFSLQSKATDFRKFPNSRDEVDKPIVSALPELTGSKAPELSSGADRNIFPAVKSSIQGISAAEKSIKDDRFIGSGKHEMNSTTEPAANYQHESYDTRGHKVSRDACSIESKKGGKTRSLVVNWEKRERSPTYEGSTSSIPPGTVSAANMLPFNAFKHRGYPPSAEKETVSASDEDAIADVMEQHDQFISSMQSRSAKLQVVYRYWERSDVKGVVGAMEKMADHAVVAEVVSIMTDKIDIVTLDICTCLLPLLTCLLESNMDRHLSISLDMLLKLIRIFGSVIYSTISASTSVGVDIEAEQRLERCNLCFMELEKVKRCLSALTRRGGSVAKSAQELNLALQEVS